The Methanomassiliicoccus sp. genomic sequence TGTCGCCAACTTCAATGTCCCCATCCACGGCTTCCTCGAGATCCTGCTCAAGGACCCCAAGCTGGACGACAGGCAGCGGCGGTACGTGCGCTCCGCCCTGGTGCAGTCGGACAATATCTCGGAGCTTATCAGCGACATACGAGAGCTGTCCCGCCTGCGGTCCAAGGGAGCCGAGGCCCCCCTGGAGCGGGTGGATATCATACCGGTGATCATGGAGGCTAAGGAGGATATCTTCTCCAACGCAGTCTACGAGGACATCGAGACCCGCTACACCAGCTCCGTCGAGAGCGCTGTCACCATAGCCGATGCCTTCCTCAAGGATCTGTTCTACAACCTGCTGTCCAACGCCTGCAAGTACGGGCGCGGCGCTCCGGTGGAGATCGAGATCTGCGAGGAGAAGAAGGACGACCGGACCTGGTGGAAAATCCAGATCAAGGATGGCGGGAAGGGGATCCCCGATGAAAGGAAGGCCGGGCTCTTCAAGCGCTACGACAAGCTGGACACCGCCCACGGCTCGGACGGCCACGGCCTCGGGCTGTCGGTGGTCGGGGCACTATGCGAGCGCTATGGGGGGTATGTATGGGCTGAGGATAGGGTGATCGGCGACCCCAGCCGGGGGTCGGTATTCGTCGTCCTCCTACCCAAGGCGACCGAGAGCGGAAGGGGGGTTTGAGACGGTCGCCGGAAAACCTCTCATCCGGGTGTTGATGGTGGACGATAACCTGGAGCATCTGGAGCTATGCAGCGAGACCCTACCGAAGGACGAGTTCTACATCGACGTCGCCACCACTCCGACCGAGGCCCTGGGTAAGCTCCAGCTGAGCCAGTATAACATCGTGGTGCTCGACTACCGCCTCCCGTACATGTCCGGACTGGATCTGCTGGCGAAGATCCGAGGCAAGGGCTATAAGATGCCTATCGTCCTCGTTTCCGCTCTCGATGACCCGGACCTCAGCTTCAAGGCCATGAAGGCGGGGGCCAGCGATTACATAATCAAGAAGTTCAAGTACTACTCGACGCTCAGGGAGAGGCTCCTGGACAATATCGAACCCTCCCCGTACTTCTAGGCAGCCATATATCCCATGTAATCGTTCATACGTGCGTGAGCGCAATGATCAGGGCCTTAGGCATCCTGGGAAGCCCGCGCCGGGGAGGGAACACCGACCTCCTGCTGGAGGAAGCGTTGAGAGGAGCGGCGGAGGAGGGGGTGGAGGTCGAGAAGGTCGTCCTTGACGCCCTGGACATACGTCCTTGCACCGCCTGCGATGGCTGCCGGGACGGGGTCCGTTGCGCTCTGGATGATGACATGGGGGCCTTGTACGGCAAGGTCGAGGAGGCGGACATCGTCATCTTGGCCTCGCCGGTGTACTTCGACGCGGTGAGCGCCCAGGCCAAGGCTTTCATCGACCGCTGCCAGCTGTTCTGGTTCCGCAAGTACGTGCTGAAGGTGAAGGGTAAGGTCCGAGGCAGCGCATTCATCTCCGTGGGGGCACGGATCCGCACCGATTTCTCCGGGCCCGAAGCGACCGCCCGGGCGCTGTTCTACACCCTTGACGCGATGCCCTGCCAGTTCCTCACCTTCGCTGGCTTCGAGGA encodes the following:
- a CDS encoding response regulator, yielding MVDDNLEHLELCSETLPKDEFYIDVATTPTEALGKLQLSQYNIVVLDYRLPYMSGLDLLAKIRGKGYKMPIVLVSALDDPDLSFKAMKAGASDYIIKKFKYYSTLRERLLDNIEPSPYF
- a CDS encoding flavodoxin family protein; the encoded protein is MIRALGILGSPRRGGNTDLLLEEALRGAAEEGVEVEKVVLDALDIRPCTACDGCRDGVRCALDDDMGALYGKVEEADIVILASPVYFDAVSAQAKAFIDRCQLFWFRKYVLKVKGKVRGSAFISVGARIRTDFSGPEATARALFYTLDAMPCQFLTFAGFEERGSIEDHPDALEQAKALGWKLATEARERKRL